Genomic window (Melioribacteraceae bacterium):
CATAAACCACAAGCTTAACCTGCATTGTTTCATCGAGTGAATATTTAATTGTTGTAGTTGGATTAAATGGATTTGGATAATTTTGATACAACTCGAATTTTTTTGGAATATCTGCTGTAACATGGGTTTCAGATAATACTTCAGCAATTTTTGCAAGCGATCCAATTGCAAGTTTCGTACACTTTAAATAATAGGGTATATTCATTTTATCAATAAGATCCGCAGATGTATGATACCAAGGATTTCTATCAGTGTACAAATCTTCAATAAGCATAACTGCTGTGATAAAATAACCCCAAAAAGAAGCATGGTCACTTGCCAGACTTCCGGGATTTTCTAAAATTAGATTTAAACCGGTACTATAATTTTTATTCACGGTTTTAATCGTCTCTCCCAAATCAATAGATTTACCATAATTCCTTACATGGAGCCCTGCTTTGGAATCATTATTTCCATCGTATCCAATCATATCTAAATTGATTACTGCTATTATACTATCCTTTCTTAAGTATGCTTGATGCGCATAATATTTACTTCCTAAAAGTCCTTGCTCTTCATGATCAAAAAAAGCATAAATAATTGTGTACTTTGTTTTAAATTTAGAAAGAATGCGCGCGGCTTCGAGAACCGCAATAGTACCGCTTGCGTTATCATCTGCCCCAGCCGCAATATTTGAAAATGGCATATTATCATAATGGGCACAAATTATAACCTGCTGGTTGGGCAGTTCCTTTCCGGGTTGAACTGCATATATATTTTGTCCATTATTCTCAAAATCCTGAGTATAGGTATTTAAGCCTAATCCGACCATTCTATTTCTTAACCAAGCGGCGGCATAAGCATTCCCAACATTTGAGCTGTGGCGCGAACTAATTAATACGGGACCTGCCAATAATGTTACTGGTACCTCTCCAGTTAATTTTCTCAGATTTTCAACTAAAGTATCCTGATTAACCTGATTAATTGCAGAGTAGACTCGGTAATCTATATTTTGAGAATAGACAACAGAATAAAGAATAATGCCGATCACATAAAAGTTTAATAATAGTTTTCTCATTTGCC
Coding sequences:
- a CDS encoding M20/M25/M40 family metallo-hydrolase yields the protein MRKLLLNFYVIGIILYSVVYSQNIDYRVYSAINQVNQDTLVENLRKLTGEVPVTLLAGPVLISSRHSSNVGNAYAAAWLRNRMVGLGLNTYTQDFENNGQNIYAVQPGKELPNQQVIICAHYDNMPFSNIAAGADDNASGTIAVLEAARILSKFKTKYTIIYAFFDHEEQGLLGSKYYAHQAYLRKDSIIAVINLDMIGYDGNNDSKAGLHVRNYGKSIDLGETIKTVNKNYSTGLNLILENPGSLASDHASFWGYFITAVMLIEDLYTDRNPWYHTSADLIDKMNIPYYLKCTKLAIGSLAKIAEVLSETHVTADIPKKFELYQNYPNPFNPTTTIKYSLDETMQVKLVVYDQLSQELAVLVDAPQNSGNYEVSFRTDKLNISSGIYFYALYANNSISVKKMVVTK